One stretch of Brevibacillus laterosporus DNA includes these proteins:
- a CDS encoding type III pantothenate kinase: protein MLLVMDIGNTNIVLGMYQGERLVYHWRIASDRNKTEDEYGMLLLNLFQSVQLTLEDVTGIIISSVVPPLNKAVESMCEKYFARKPLLIGPGIKTGLNIKAEYPREVGADRIVNAVAAIHEYGAPLLLVDFGTATTFCYVDDKNQYWGGAIAPGIGISTEALFTRAAKLPRIEIAKPATVIGRNTIASMQSGIFYGFIGQVEGIVRRMKQECNSQPTVVATGGLAPLITKETDCIDVVDQHLTMKGLRLIYERNV, encoded by the coding sequence GATGTATCAAGGAGAACGGCTAGTCTATCACTGGCGTATTGCGAGTGACCGTAATAAGACGGAAGACGAGTATGGTATGCTTTTACTCAACTTATTTCAAAGCGTACAGCTCACTCTAGAAGACGTGACGGGGATTATTATTTCTTCTGTTGTGCCACCGTTAAATAAAGCTGTGGAAAGCATGTGTGAAAAATATTTTGCTAGGAAGCCGTTATTGATTGGACCAGGTATTAAAACTGGACTGAATATAAAAGCAGAATATCCCAGGGAAGTGGGAGCCGATCGGATTGTCAACGCTGTTGCAGCGATTCATGAGTATGGAGCGCCTTTGTTACTTGTTGACTTCGGTACGGCTACTACCTTCTGTTATGTAGATGACAAGAACCAGTACTGGGGAGGCGCAATCGCTCCAGGTATCGGTATATCAACAGAGGCGCTCTTTACGCGTGCCGCTAAGCTACCACGTATTGAGATTGCCAAGCCTGCTACTGTGATTGGAAGAAACACAATAGCCTCCATGCAATCGGGTATTTTTTACGGTTTTATCGGACAAGTAGAGGGCATTGTTAGGAGAATGAAGCAGGAGTGCAATAGTCAGCCAACGGTAGTTGCAACAGGTGGTCTTGCTCCGCTTATTACGAAGGAGACAGATTGCATCGATGTGGTCGATCAGCATTTGACGATGAAGGGCTTACGATTGATTTATGAGCGGAATGTGTAA
- a CDS encoding prepilin peptidase has product MSLVLIPVLATAAYYDGRYRRVPNWLVGVTLCIAGLLRGAIGEIGQMIVGVGTGFLLTLLPVLVKGMGMGDQKLLMLVGSYTSPSTTYWIFCCSLVVSICFLLVYPSRISLTYHHLKSSAGVWLAHGDLWLPEVGKSALPLPYAISLLLAYIIYLVKTYV; this is encoded by the coding sequence ATGAGCTTAGTACTTATTCCAGTATTGGCTACAGCTGCTTATTATGATGGGCGGTACCGGAGAGTCCCTAATTGGCTTGTTGGTGTAACATTATGTATAGCCGGTCTACTAAGAGGAGCGATTGGAGAAATAGGGCAGATGATAGTAGGTGTAGGGACGGGATTTTTACTAACACTGTTACCTGTACTAGTAAAGGGTATGGGAATGGGCGATCAAAAATTGCTCATGCTGGTAGGTAGCTATACATCTCCATCTACTACTTATTGGATTTTTTGTTGTTCACTAGTGGTAAGTATTTGCTTTCTATTGGTTTATCCCTCACGTATTAGCTTGACCTATCATCATTTGAAGAGCAGTGCAGGTGTGTGGCTTGCTCATGGTGATTTATGGTTACCAGAGGTAGGAAAATCAGCGTTACCTTTGCCATACGCTATCAGTCTCTTATTAGCATACATTATCTATTTAGTGAAAACCTATGTTTGA
- a CDS encoding CpaF family protein — MSFSRKTLLGTEVQKRLGISDLKRQAHDFSNLHSKVGHVVQESTSKYVEKERFLSREEETHVKGQIVESYGKRLWEEKGSPILIEEVREDLRRLVERQAPLPTHQLEVEVHRILHELIGWGHLDELLEDQDITEVIVQKFSDVVVERKSIGRLERLPEKYFFDEEQLLRLIEQIAATMGREFNESKAELHTQLPDGSRLTATHRSISPDGHMLTIRKHRDLLSQKDYLQYGSICKPMLSFLEYAVGIARASGMVSGGTGSGKTHLLNLISQFISPHISVITIEDVLELKLQHPFVRRFLTKPANHEGKGGFSIRDCVRLSLRKRPDVIIVGETRGGEIIDIVWAMNTDHPGSWSTAHANSPRALIDSTLPILFGKAEESYSSLERNLMVGSALDLIVQVKRFEEDGSRKVVSITEVIGTGESDEDKIRSMLSVKQVIPNRVYLQDIYVYEPLGVKEGKVVGQYRWTGHRPESLIRRWKAKGIREEEINEMFFTEPIKV, encoded by the coding sequence ATGAGTTTTTCGCGAAAAACGCTATTAGGAACAGAGGTACAAAAGCGATTAGGAATATCTGATTTAAAGCGTCAGGCTCATGATTTTTCAAACCTACATAGTAAGGTAGGCCATGTTGTTCAGGAGAGTACCAGTAAGTACGTAGAAAAGGAACGGTTTTTATCCCGAGAAGAGGAGACTCATGTAAAAGGACAAATTGTTGAGTCTTATGGAAAACGATTGTGGGAAGAGAAAGGTTCCCCTATCTTGATAGAGGAAGTGAGGGAGGATTTAAGACGATTGGTAGAACGGCAAGCACCACTGCCAACCCATCAGCTGGAAGTTGAGGTGCACCGGATTTTACACGAATTAATTGGGTGGGGACATCTGGATGAGTTACTTGAAGATCAAGACATTACAGAGGTGATTGTACAAAAATTTAGTGATGTAGTAGTAGAGCGCAAAAGTATAGGAAGACTGGAACGTTTGCCTGAGAAATATTTCTTTGATGAGGAGCAGTTGTTGCGCTTAATAGAGCAAATCGCAGCTACTATGGGTCGGGAATTTAATGAATCCAAAGCTGAATTACATACACAACTTCCCGATGGGTCAAGGCTTACGGCTACCCATCGCTCTATTTCACCAGATGGACATATGCTTACTATTCGAAAGCACCGTGATCTTCTATCTCAAAAAGATTATTTGCAGTATGGTTCAATCTGTAAACCTATGCTGTCTTTTTTGGAGTATGCCGTGGGAATAGCAAGGGCTTCTGGAATGGTGAGTGGGGGTACCGGCTCAGGAAAGACTCACCTTCTTAATCTTATTTCCCAATTTATCTCTCCACATATTAGTGTTATTACAATTGAAGATGTCTTGGAATTAAAGTTACAGCATCCTTTTGTTCGTCGATTTTTAACAAAGCCAGCTAATCATGAGGGAAAAGGAGGTTTTTCCATACGTGATTGTGTCAGGCTTTCTTTGCGCAAACGCCCAGATGTCATCATTGTAGGAGAGACTCGTGGAGGAGAGATTATCGACATCGTTTGGGCGATGAATACAGACCACCCAGGTAGCTGGAGCACCGCTCATGCTAATTCTCCACGGGCTTTGATTGATTCTACTTTACCCATTTTGTTTGGGAAGGCAGAAGAATCCTATAGCTCCCTAGAAAGAAATTTGATGGTTGGTTCGGCTCTTGATCTGATCGTGCAAGTTAAACGTTTTGAAGAAGATGGTAGCAGGAAGGTTGTCTCCATTACAGAGGTCATAGGAACTGGAGAATCAGATGAAGATAAAATTAGAAGCATGTTGTCGGTCAAGCAGGTGATACCTAATCGAGTATATCTTCAGGATATTTACGTCTATGAACCACTAGGAGTGAAAGAAGGTAAGGTTGTCGGTCAATATAGATGGACAGGACATAGACCAGAAAGCTTGATAAGGCGTTGGAAAGCGAAAGGAATAAGAGAAGAGGAGATAAATGAGATGTTCTTTACGGAGCCCATTAAAGTGTAA
- a CDS encoding response regulator gives MHVRSKRMLLVDADQQCIKELAGQLVESNYVKVCGVIADYKEIFYSLQTEQPDIVLVGAFQEMELGLLCHQIRFYFPTITCLVACDLHDMQWEPFLRNLGTFVLQKPVSSSMIEMVAKQISSSGLLPPMNFQRMNTPKEHFTQASENTSPNLSVPGLTQAHHQHLITVYGPKGGVGKTFLSRELAIYYSLQPLEGEKNKVLAIDFNLDLGTFATSLNLPRTPNLFTWVQEIQERLIQVVQRDGRDPDFISHEEWQEYAASMPLRPEEIERYIVVHPESGLHVLTSPRDIRQSFDIKDYHLYVILETIKQSVYNVVLIDTAPDTTDATIQALFFAERVVMVGSPVVDAIENIQRVLKLLREAEYPEQKIQICMNRLQKREMFSLEEMKAYFQLHPSKTLLTVPDDDEVKKSINTGIPLMLTSSRSQAKLAIEKLGQVLIPPSQKEDQPDDYPTQKRKKTSLFNWFGKGGL, from the coding sequence ATGCATGTTCGGTCGAAGCGAATGTTACTTGTCGATGCGGATCAGCAATGCATAAAGGAGCTAGCAGGGCAACTAGTAGAGAGTAACTATGTGAAAGTATGTGGAGTGATAGCAGATTATAAAGAGATATTCTACTCATTGCAGACAGAACAACCAGATATAGTATTGGTAGGAGCTTTTCAAGAAATGGAGCTTGGTTTATTATGCCATCAAATCCGATTTTACTTTCCTACTATTACTTGTTTGGTTGCCTGTGATTTACATGATATGCAATGGGAACCTTTTTTAAGAAATCTGGGTACATTCGTATTACAAAAGCCAGTTTCCTCTTCTATGATTGAGATGGTTGCTAAGCAAATTTCCTCTTCAGGATTATTACCCCCTATGAATTTTCAACGGATGAATACACCCAAGGAACATTTCACGCAAGCTTCTGAAAACACATCCCCCAATCTATCGGTTCCTGGTTTGACCCAAGCACATCACCAACATCTCATTACTGTGTATGGACCAAAGGGAGGGGTAGGTAAAACATTTTTATCACGGGAATTAGCGATCTATTACTCACTTCAGCCTTTAGAAGGAGAAAAGAATAAGGTGCTCGCCATTGATTTTAACTTGGATTTGGGTACATTTGCTACTTCACTAAATTTGCCTCGTACTCCGAATCTTTTTACGTGGGTTCAGGAAATACAAGAGAGATTAATTCAAGTAGTGCAGAGAGATGGACGAGATCCTGACTTCATTAGTCATGAGGAATGGCAGGAGTATGCGGCTTCAATGCCACTTCGTCCAGAAGAAATTGAACGTTATATCGTAGTACACCCTGAATCGGGTCTACATGTACTTACTTCACCAAGAGACATACGGCAAAGTTTTGACATTAAGGATTATCATTTGTACGTCATTCTAGAGACGATCAAACAAAGCGTATACAATGTGGTTTTAATTGATACGGCGCCAGATACTACGGACGCAACTATTCAAGCATTATTTTTTGCTGAACGAGTGGTGATGGTAGGGAGTCCAGTGGTAGATGCAATTGAAAATATTCAGCGTGTCTTAAAATTATTGCGTGAAGCTGAGTACCCAGAACAAAAAATTCAAATCTGCATGAATCGTTTGCAGAAGCGTGAGATGTTTTCATTAGAAGAAATGAAAGCATATTTTCAACTACATCCAAGTAAGACATTACTAACAGTTCCTGATGATGATGAAGTGAAAAAATCGATTAATACAGGAATTCCACTCATGCTAACCTCGTCTAGGTCTCAAGCCAAACTTGCCATTGAAAAATTGGGACAAGTGCTTATTCCCCCTTCACAAAAAGAAGACCAACCTGATGATTACCCTACACAAAAAAGGAAAAAGACAAGTTTATTTAATTGGTTTGGCAAAGGGGGTCTATGA
- a CDS encoding glucuronyl hydrolase codes for MKKIISSLIVAVMLTSGVTGAYALPNQVIEAKQVVVNEDFETITFEKDEVVTTITLNKQTQTYNITVIDKETEEALLELKDSSADEVMSQLQKESNGRQKRAVFLIPLAWGAAEIAAFVAGGVAAVTAGLYVGEELDKQRKKDRDFYLSTKQEIEDAADDIPKKLKKKDDKYSVDLGKFTDKVKNKGWLKDPKTGWFLEKTKGTGGDKVGHKGDVWKLNDSDGNRIASLTKEGKIVGK; via the coding sequence ATGAAAAAAATCATCTCTTCTCTTATTGTTGCAGTAATGTTAACAAGTGGTGTTACAGGAGCTTATGCATTACCTAATCAAGTTATAGAAGCTAAACAGGTAGTAGTAAATGAAGATTTTGAAACTATTACATTTGAAAAAGATGAAGTCGTAACAACTATTACTCTTAATAAGCAAACCCAGACATATAATATTACTGTAATAGATAAAGAAACAGAGGAGGCACTACTTGAACTAAAAGATAGCTCTGCTGACGAGGTAATGTCCCAATTACAAAAAGAGAGTAATGGAAGACAAAAAAGAGCTGTTTTTCTTATCCCATTAGCTTGGGGAGCCGCTGAAATCGCTGCATTTGTAGCTGGTGGTGTTGCTGCTGTTACAGCTGGCCTTTATGTAGGGGAAGAGTTGGATAAACAAAGGAAAAAAGATAGGGATTTTTATTTAAGTACAAAGCAAGAAATCGAAGATGCTGCTGATGACATCCCTAAAAAATTGAAAAAGAAAGATGACAAATACTCTGTAGATTTAGGGAAATTTACTGATAAAGTAAAAAATAAAGGCTGGCTAAAAGATCCTAAAACAGGCTGGTTTCTTGAAAAAACTAAGGGAACTGGGGGAGATAAAGTCGGACATAAAGGTGATGTGTGGAAACTGAATGATAGCGATGGAAATAGAATTGCTTCTTTGACGAAAGAAGGGAAAATTGTTGGAAAGTAA
- a CDS encoding pilus assembly protein, translating to MNDIVHYAKRFWKEEDAVTIVEMVIIVAVILIFLIPTLVELRTTEDQKLKELQEKISK from the coding sequence ATGAATGATATAGTGCATTATGCTAAGCGTTTTTGGAAAGAAGAAGATGCTGTAACAATCGTAGAGATGGTCATCATTGTAGCGGTAATTTTAATATTCCTCATCCCTACCCTGGTAGAACTACGTACAACAGAAGACCAGAAATTAAAAGAATTGCAAGAGAAAATAAGTAAATGA
- a CDS encoding type II secretion system F family protein: MALLASIWMGIVLIMIAFPFLYVVDLGEKKNLSTRIILEKQREKNGISLFSSGQHIIYWVTEPARMEALAKRLGFDLLRMERQLHRLRWKTKVEEWFVLKAMGALFLGGAVILLGCQYLRDGEIDIFHKIGLITSLLLYFSPNLIINWYDKRAKKEMETQIPIFFSIVLALVEAGMPVHSAMNKAASRYPKRLGQEIACLEVEQKRYGNWRKALEELALRWDLDSFLSIVTDIQEALTKGTSIAHLLRMHIEEQLRKEEDQMTDEVNRMSVRLLPLVILLMGVPLMFLVLGPSFIGIQNQL; encoded by the coding sequence ATGGCCCTTTTAGCAAGTATATGGATGGGGATTGTGTTAATCATGATAGCCTTTCCTTTTTTATATGTAGTTGATTTGGGTGAAAAAAAGAATTTATCTACTAGAATTATTTTAGAAAAACAGAGAGAGAAGAATGGGATAAGCTTGTTTTCGAGCGGCCAACATATCATATATTGGGTGACGGAACCTGCACGTATGGAAGCTTTGGCAAAGAGATTGGGATTTGATTTGTTACGTATGGAAAGGCAGCTTCATCGCTTGCGTTGGAAGACAAAAGTAGAGGAATGGTTCGTCTTAAAAGCGATGGGGGCCTTATTTTTGGGAGGGGCAGTGATACTTCTAGGCTGTCAGTATCTGCGAGATGGGGAGATAGATATTTTTCATAAAATCGGGCTAATCACCTCCCTTTTGTTATATTTTTCTCCTAACCTTATTATCAACTGGTATGACAAACGTGCGAAAAAGGAGATGGAAACACAAATCCCTATTTTTTTTAGTATTGTGTTAGCTCTTGTCGAAGCAGGTATGCCTGTGCATTCGGCAATGAATAAGGCTGCAAGCAGGTACCCCAAACGACTTGGACAAGAAATTGCTTGTTTAGAAGTTGAGCAAAAGCGTTATGGAAATTGGCGAAAGGCCTTGGAGGAGTTAGCTCTACGTTGGGATTTGGACTCTTTTTTATCAATTGTGACAGACATACAAGAGGCGCTGACCAAAGGAACTAGCATTGCCCATTTATTGCGTATGCATATTGAAGAACAATTGCGAAAAGAAGAGGACCAGATGACAGATGAAGTAAATCGAATGAGTGTCAGATTGCTACCCCTAGTAATTCTGCTTATGGGGGTCCCCCTGATGTTTCTGGTATTAGGACCATCTTTTATAGGCATACAAAATCAGCTGTAA